Part of the Sporosarcina sp. FSL K6-2383 genome is shown below.
AAGTAGTCGTCTTTATCGTACGAAGTTATTTTATGAAGTATGCGATGAGTCTGGCTAAAGCAGCGAATATTAGGGGACTCATAACCTTAAACATGGCGGGCCTAGTTCTTCAGTGCCTGATGTATTTCGTAGTTGGATTTGTGGCAATTCTATTTGGATCAACTGCAGTAGAAGCCTTTGTGAATAATATACCAGGAGTAATTATGAACGGACTTCAGGTTGCGGGCGGCTTATTACCTGCTGTTGGATTTGGTCTGTTATTACTTCCAATGATGAGCAAATTTAATGTATTATATTTCATCTTTGGTTTCGCATTATTTGCATATGTAAATTTACCAATCCTAGGTATCACGCTATTCGGAGTTGTTCTCGCGTTTATCCTAGTCTACGAAATGCCAGGGAAGAATGTTGCGGTTGCTGGTTCAAATATAGATGAGGAGGACCTATTCGATGTCTGATAAAAAGAAACTAACAAAAGATGAGAAAAAAATGATGCACGAGATTTTCTGGAACTCATTTATGCTAGAGGCTTCCTATAACTATGAAAGACAACAAGCGTTAGGGTTTTCAATCGGAATGTGGCCTGCGATTAAACGGTATTATAAAACCAAAGAGGAGCAAGCCGAGGCACTTGAGCGTCATATGAATATTTTTAATACGACACCACATGTGGTTACTACGATAACGGGTGTTGCCACTGCATTGGAGAAAGAAGCAAGTGAAAATCCTTCCTTCGACAAAAGTATCATTAATAACGTGAAAATAGGCTTAATGGGCCCATTCGCTGGGATTGGCGACTCCCTTTTCTGGGGAACATTGCGAATTATCGCTGTTGGAATTGGTTTGTCCTTGGCTCAACAAGGAAGCATATTAGGCCCCATATTATTTTTACTACTCTTTAATATTCCGCATATGTTAGTTAGATATTATGGTGGGGTTTATGGGTATAAATTAGGTACAGGCATTATGC
Proteins encoded:
- a CDS encoding PTS sugar transporter subunit IIC translates to MGTALLVGAILGILWFIEKMLGTPMVIRPIVVSTIIGLALGDVQTGLLVGATLELVFMGFIQVGGAVPPDVLVGAGLGTSFAILSGSGAEVALALALPIAILAQSLKVVVFIVRSYFMKYAMSLAKAANIRGLITLNMAGLVLQCLMYFVVGFVAILFGSTAVEAFVNNIPGVIMNGLQVAGGLLPAVGFGLLLLPMMSKFNVLYFIFGFALFAYVNLPILGITLFGVVLAFILVYEMPGKNVAVAGSNIDEEDLFDV
- a CDS encoding PTS system mannose/fructose/sorbose family transporter subunit IID, with product MSDKKKLTKDEKKMMHEIFWNSFMLEASYNYERQQALGFSIGMWPAIKRYYKTKEEQAEALERHMNIFNTTPHVVTTITGVATALEKEASENPSFDKSIINNVKIGLMGPFAGIGDSLFWGTLRIIAVGIGLSLAQQGSILGPILFLLLFNIPHMLVRYYGGVYGYKLGTGIMQQANNSGIMEKISKGATVVGLMVIGAMSASMVKLNSAFVFTVGDQKIPMQDYLDQIFPLLLPLLYTLAMFLLLKKGFKPTTILFITIIFGIVGSLIGII